The following proteins are co-located in the Vigna angularis cultivar LongXiaoDou No.4 chromosome 2, ASM1680809v1, whole genome shotgun sequence genome:
- the LOC108327518 gene encoding receptor-like protein EIX2, whose product MSLLDERADEETSFVQTAERETEPRALPVAKKKSGMACSSAWTSGKRRNRHKGFVGGGTTGMSSNSLHNNFTGTLPHLSPKVNYVDLSRNSFRGSVPHAWKNFKYLYFINLWNNNLFGEVLMMLSCLTHLKVINLEKNEFFGAIPNNMSKDLEVVILRSNKFEGSIPPQLFLLSDLIHLDLAPHNKLSGSIPHITYNTTLMIANGYSTNLIAEEDNINFYEKGNVYERKLDLYRRTIDLSANKISGEIPSELFKLIGVQTLNLSYNHLTGTIPNTIGGMKNLESLDLSNNKLFGEIPENMATLSFLSYLNLSCNNFSGQIPKGTQLQSFNVSSYDGNRELCGDPLKKCNMEKDAVNTIQHGMNEDSEFDEESLYLGMGVGFAVGFWGVFGSLLIFRKWRHKYYMLLNQLYDQLYVTYMLKFNNFRC is encoded by the exons ATGtctctcttggacgagcgtgcTGACGAAGAGACATCCTTCGTTCAGACAGCCGAGAGAGAGACAGAGCCTAGGGCTCTTCCAGTAGCTAAGAAGAAAAGTGGAATGGCATGCTCCAGTGCATGGACGTCTGGGAAGAGACGCAATCGGCACAAAGGCTTCGTCGGAG GGGGAACAACGGGAATG TCTTCCAATTCTCTCCATAACAATTTCACAGGAACACTACCTCATTTATCACCAAAGGTCAATTATGTGGATTTATCTCGTAACTCTTTCAGAGGATCGGTTCCACATGCTTGGAAGAActtcaaatatttgtattttatcaATTTGTGGAATAATAATTTATTCGGTGAAGTTCTTATGATGCTCTCATGTTTGACGCATTTGAAAGTTATCAAccttgaaaaaaatgaattttttggAGCTATACCAAACAACATGTCGAAAGACTTAGAAGTGGTGATATTAAGATCTAATAAATTTGAGGGAAGTATTCCACCTCAATTATTCCTTCTCTCTGATTTGATTCATTTGGATCTTGCCCCCCACAATAAGCTTTCAGGATCAATTCCTCATATTACGTATAACACTACACTCATGATAGCAAATGGTTATTCAACAAATCTCATAGCTGAGGAAGACAACATTAATTTCTATGAAAAAGGTAATGTTTATGAACGTAAACTTGACTTGTACAGGCGAACCATTGACCTTTCAGCTAACAAGATATCTGGAGAGATTCCTTCAGAATTATTTAAGCTGATTGGagttcaaacattaaatttgtCTTATAATCATTTGACTGGAACAATACCAAACACAATTGGAGGAATGAAAAATCTGGAATCTCTTGATCTCTCTAATAATAAGCTTTTTGGAGAAATTCCAGAAAACATGGCTACCTTGTCTTTTCTGAGTTATTTGAATCTATCATGCAACAATTTTTCTGGACAAATTCCAAAAGGGACTCAACTTCAAAGTTTCAACGTATCAAGCTATGATGGGAACCGGGAACTTTGTGGAGATCCTCTTAAAAAGTGTAACATGGAAAAAGATGCTGTGAATACAATCCAACATGGAATGAATGAAGAtagtgaatttgatgaagaatcaCTCTACCTTGGAATGGGAGTTGGGTTTGCGGTTGGATTTTGGGGAGTTTTTGGTTCTTTGCTCATTTTTAGGAAATGGAGACACAAATACTACATGTTGCTCAATCAATTGTATGACCAACTTTATGTTACTTACATGCTCAAATTCAATAACTTCCGTTGCTGA